From one Ammospiza caudacuta isolate bAmmCau1 chromosome 8, bAmmCau1.pri, whole genome shotgun sequence genomic stretch:
- the CREB1 gene encoding cyclic AMP-responsive element-binding protein 1 isoform X1: MTMESGAENQQSGDAAGTEAETQQMTVQAQPQIATLAQVSMPAAHATSSAPTVTLVQLPNGQTVQVHGVIQAAQPSVIQSPQVQTVQISTIAESEDSQESVDSVTDSQKRREILSRRPSYRKILNDLSSDAPGVPRIEEEKSEEETAAPAIATVTVPTPIYQTSSGQYIAITQGGAIQLSNNGTDGVQGLQTLTMTNAAATQPGTTILQYAQTTDGQQILVPSNQVVVQAASGDVQTYQIRTAPTSTIAPGVVMASSPALPTQPAEEAARKREVRLMKNREAARECRRKKKEYVKCLENRVAVLENQNKTLIEELKALKDLYCHKSD, encoded by the exons ATGACCATGGAATCTGGAGCAGAGAACCAGCAGAGTGGAGATGCAGCCGGTACAGAGGCAGAAACCCAACAGATGACAGTACAGGCACAACCACAGATTGCAACGTTAGCCCAG GTATCTATGCCAGCAGCTCATGCAACATCTTCTGCCCCCACGGTGACCTTAGTTCAGCTGCCCAATGGGCAGACGGTTCAAGTGCATGGAGTGATTCAGGCTGCCCAGCCATCAGTTATTCAGTCTCCACAGGTCCAGACAGTTCAG ATCTCCACTATAGCAGAAAGTGAAGATTCACAGGAATCAGTAGACAGTGTCACAGACTCACAGAAACGAAGAGAAATCCTGTCCAGACGACCCTCCTACAG AAAAATTTTGAATGACTTGTCCTCAGACGCCCCAGGAGTGCCAAGGATCGAAGAAGAAAAGTCAGaagaggaaacagcagcacCTGCCATCGCCACTGTCACGGTGCCAACTCCCATTTACCAAACCAGCAGTGGGCAGTACA TTGCCATCACCCAAGGAGGAGCAATCCAGTTGTCTAACAATGGCACAGATGGAGTACAAGGTCTCCAGACATTGACAATGACCAATGCAGCTGCAACCCAGCCTGGCACCACCATTTTACAATATGCACAGACCACAGACGGACAGCAGATACTTGTACCCAGCAACCAAGTTGTTGTACAAG ctgcctcaggaGACGTGCAGACCTACCAGATCCGCACGGCCCCGACCAGCACCATCGCTCCAGGAGTGGTCATGGCGTCCTCGCCCGCGCTGCCCACCCAGCCGGCAGAGGAGGCCGCGCGCAAGAGGGAAGTGCGTCTGATGAAGAACAG AGAGGCAGCACGTGAATGTCgcaggaagaaaaaggagtATGTGAAATGCCTAGAAAATCGAGTGGCTGTGcttgaaaaccaaaacaagacaCTGATTGAGGAGTTGAAAGCACTTAAGGACCTTTACTGCCACAAATCAGATTAA
- the CREB1 gene encoding cyclic AMP-responsive element-binding protein 1 isoform X2 has product MPAAHATSSAPTVTLVQLPNGQTVQVHGVIQAAQPSVIQSPQVQTVQISTIAESEDSQESVDSVTDSQKRREILSRRPSYRKILNDLSSDAPGVPRIEEEKSEEETAAPAIATVTVPTPIYQTSSGQYIAITQGGAIQLSNNGTDGVQGLQTLTMTNAAATQPGTTILQYAQTTDGQQILVPSNQVVVQAASGDVQTYQIRTAPTSTIAPGVVMASSPALPTQPAEEAARKREVRLMKNREAARECRRKKKEYVKCLENRVAVLENQNKTLIEELKALKDLYCHKSD; this is encoded by the exons ATGCCAGCAGCTCATGCAACATCTTCTGCCCCCACGGTGACCTTAGTTCAGCTGCCCAATGGGCAGACGGTTCAAGTGCATGGAGTGATTCAGGCTGCCCAGCCATCAGTTATTCAGTCTCCACAGGTCCAGACAGTTCAG ATCTCCACTATAGCAGAAAGTGAAGATTCACAGGAATCAGTAGACAGTGTCACAGACTCACAGAAACGAAGAGAAATCCTGTCCAGACGACCCTCCTACAG AAAAATTTTGAATGACTTGTCCTCAGACGCCCCAGGAGTGCCAAGGATCGAAGAAGAAAAGTCAGaagaggaaacagcagcacCTGCCATCGCCACTGTCACGGTGCCAACTCCCATTTACCAAACCAGCAGTGGGCAGTACA TTGCCATCACCCAAGGAGGAGCAATCCAGTTGTCTAACAATGGCACAGATGGAGTACAAGGTCTCCAGACATTGACAATGACCAATGCAGCTGCAACCCAGCCTGGCACCACCATTTTACAATATGCACAGACCACAGACGGACAGCAGATACTTGTACCCAGCAACCAAGTTGTTGTACAAG ctgcctcaggaGACGTGCAGACCTACCAGATCCGCACGGCCCCGACCAGCACCATCGCTCCAGGAGTGGTCATGGCGTCCTCGCCCGCGCTGCCCACCCAGCCGGCAGAGGAGGCCGCGCGCAAGAGGGAAGTGCGTCTGATGAAGAACAG AGAGGCAGCACGTGAATGTCgcaggaagaaaaaggagtATGTGAAATGCCTAGAAAATCGAGTGGCTGTGcttgaaaaccaaaacaagacaCTGATTGAGGAGTTGAAAGCACTTAAGGACCTTTACTGCCACAAATCAGATTAA